A stretch of DNA from Streptomyces venezuelae:
CGCAGCTCGGCGGTTCCGGGCAGCCAGGCGTACGAGGCGCGCGGGTCGGCGGTCCGGCCGGCGGGGACCGCGCGCGGGGCTATGTACGCCACCAGGCGCTCCTGCAGGGGGCCGTGGCTGACGTTGCGGACCAGGGCCCCGCCGACGGCGGGGTGTTGCCGGAGGGCGGACTCCAGCCGGTGTGGGTCCACCGTGCGGCGGCCGAGGGTGAACCGGTCCCGGGTCCGGCCGGTGAACTCCAGCAGGCCGTCCGGGCGGAGCCGGCCGAGGTCCCCGGTGGGCACGGCGGCGCCGCCGTCGGGCGGGGTGAGGTGGATCTCCCCGTCGTGGAGCTCCAGCCGGCAGCCGGGGAACGGGGTGCCGACGAGCGCGGTGCCCTCCGGGCGGTCGACCGGGCCGTTCAGCTGCGACAGTTCGAACCGGCTGCCGGCCCCGGCCGTCTCCGTGGTGCCGTAGACGCCGACCAGCCGCGCCCCGGGGAGCAAGCCGCCCTGCAGGGCGGACTGTTCGTCGAGGTAGAGCCGGTCGCCGGTGACGGTGACCAGGCGGAGCGAACGCACCGGCGGGTCCGGCTGGGCGAGCAGTGAGGCCGCGCCGGCCGGGTCGGTGTGGACCGCGGTGACCTCAGCGGTGCCGATGAGCCGATGGATGTCCTCCGCCGCGGTGCCTCCGTCCCGCCGGGTGTCCTCGGCGAGGACCAGGGTGCCGCCCGAGCAGAGGGCGCGGGTCCAGCCGGCGGCGAACGCGGTCACATCGGGCCGGAAGGTGATCAGGTGCCGGTCGGCGGGGGTCAGCCCGCCCACTTCGGCCCAGCCCCGGTGGGCGGCGAGCAGCAGCTCCTGGCCGGCCGGGACGGCGCGCGGCGTCTCTCCCCCGGTCCACAGCAGGGCGGCGACGGGCGCGGGGGCCATGCCGGGGCTTTCCGGTGCCCGGGCTCCGATGGCCTCCGCCTCGGCGTCCGGGCAGATCAGACGCAGCCCGTGGCCGGGATCGAGGGCGGCCTGCAGGGCGGTGTCGGTCAGCAGGGCGAACGGGCCTGCCATGATCACCTGGGTCCGGGCCCGGGCGGCGGCTGCCGGGTCGACGATCGTGTACGTCCCGCCCGCCTTGAGGACGGCGAGGACCGCGGTGAACAC
This window harbors:
- a CDS encoding AMP-binding protein; the encoded protein is MTQEPDSHRSGPRTTDTVLRLFEQAARDTPEAVALSAGPLELRYGRLDRQANRLAHHLLAAGLPAGGTVAVGHTRQADVFTAVLAVLKAGGTYTIVDPAAAARARTQVIMAGPFALLTDTALQAALDPGHGLRLICPDAEAEAIGARAPESPGMAPAPVAALLWTGGETPRAVPAGQELLLAAHRGWAEVGGLTPADRHLITFRPDVTAFAAGWTRALCSGGTLVLAEDTRRDGGTAAEDIHRLIGTAEVTAVHTDPAGAASLLAQPDPPVRSLRLVTVTGDRLYLDEQSALQGGLLPGARLVGVYGTTETAGAGSRFELSQLNGPVDRPEGTALVGTPFPGCRLELHDGEIHLTPPDGGAAVPTGDLGRLRPDGLLEFTGRTRDRFTLGRRTVDPHRLESALRQHPAVGGALVRNVSHGPLQERLVAYIAPRAVPAGRTADPRASYAWLPGTAELRTRLAGRLREEDLPKTVVRLRSLPRNRAGQEDRSALPMPPKPTGGYRGKYSSSSDYDDYYAETMHAPPRTAGAESTAGVGCCAAFLLAVAALLFTDVLWPGSTELSGVPAPWSVLFFLLYCFECLAFATGAVFLFTGFSRMLRSGRSRGFTRAAHLAVVYLLVAWWPQDNLYRLAAKNDWPQQAALVYAFNIPLMIAAAIVAGYVTRRPVASPEPEVEAEDPGTEDRGPEDQGLEVTSKPAP